A DNA window from Acidimicrobiales bacterium contains the following coding sequences:
- the lysS gene encoding lysine--tRNA ligase, producing the protein MADDGVPYRFDRTATAADLHARFDGEAPGWEDGPVESVAGRVLLHRPQGRLAFATLGDATGTVQLFAGRAFSAAFDRFCALSLGDWVGVRGPVMKTKRGELSVRVDELAVLARTRRGWPDKWHGLTDVDTRYRQRYVDLWLEPEARRVAVLRARAVSLTRRWLEDRGFLEVETPILEPIAGGATARPFVTTHNALDMELYLRIAIELRLKRLVVGGIEKVFEIGRVFRNEGMSPRHNPEFTMLELYEAYADYRDMMALTEQLVAHLATQLCGTTTLTYQGRELDVAPPWRRATMAELVEEQAGVRVDVGMGVDELRRVAEGHGVRVEPAWGPGKLVLEVYEKTTEPALWGPVFVCDYPQEVSPLARAHREVPGLVERFEAVVAGRELCNAFSELVDPVEQRARFEEQARQRAAGDAEAMLVDEDYLRALEYGLPPTGGLGVGIDRLAMLLADTPNIRDVVLFPTMRPEQRAGDREQQGGAP; encoded by the coding sequence CGCTTCGACGGCGAGGCCCCCGGCTGGGAGGACGGCCCCGTCGAGTCGGTCGCCGGCCGGGTCCTGCTCCACCGGCCGCAGGGCCGCCTGGCCTTCGCCACCCTCGGCGACGCGACCGGGACCGTGCAGCTGTTCGCCGGCCGGGCCTTCTCGGCGGCGTTCGACCGCTTCTGCGCGCTGTCCCTCGGCGACTGGGTGGGCGTCCGCGGGCCGGTCATGAAGACGAAGCGGGGCGAGCTGTCCGTCCGGGTCGACGAGCTGGCCGTGCTGGCCCGCACCCGGCGGGGCTGGCCGGACAAGTGGCACGGCCTCACCGACGTCGACACCCGCTACCGGCAGCGCTACGTCGACCTGTGGCTGGAGCCGGAGGCTCGCCGCGTGGCCGTCCTCCGGGCCAGGGCCGTGTCCCTCACCCGGCGGTGGCTGGAGGACCGCGGCTTCCTCGAGGTCGAGACGCCGATCCTCGAGCCCATCGCCGGCGGGGCCACCGCCCGCCCGTTCGTCACCACCCACAACGCGCTCGACATGGAGCTGTACCTCCGCATCGCCATCGAGCTGCGGCTGAAGCGGCTGGTCGTCGGCGGCATCGAGAAGGTGTTCGAGATCGGCCGGGTGTTCCGCAACGAGGGGATGTCCCCCCGGCACAACCCCGAGTTCACGATGCTCGAGCTGTACGAGGCCTACGCCGACTACCGGGACATGATGGCGCTGACCGAGCAGCTGGTCGCCCACCTGGCGACCCAGCTGTGCGGGACGACGACCCTGACCTACCAGGGCCGCGAGCTCGACGTCGCCCCGCCGTGGCGCCGGGCCACGATGGCCGAGCTGGTCGAGGAGCAGGCCGGGGTGCGGGTCGACGTGGGGATGGGGGTCGACGAGCTGCGCCGGGTGGCCGAAGGCCACGGCGTGCGGGTCGAGCCGGCGTGGGGCCCCGGCAAGCTCGTGCTGGAGGTCTACGAGAAGACGACCGAGCCCGCGCTGTGGGGGCCGGTGTTCGTGTGCGACTACCCGCAGGAGGTGTCGCCGCTGGCCCGGGCCCACCGCGAGGTGCCGGGGCTGGTCGAGCGGTTCGAGGCCGTCGTCGCCGGGCGGGAGCTGTGCAACGCGTTCAGCGAGCTGGTCGACCCCGTGGAGCAGCGGGCCCGGTTCGAGGAGCAGGCCAGGCAGCGGGCGGCCGGCGACGCCGAGGCCATGCTGGTCGACGAGGACTACCTGCGGGCGCTGGAGTACGGCCTGCCCCCGACCGGCGGGCTGGGCGTCGGCATCGACCGCCTGGCGATGCTGCTGGCCGACACGCCGAACATCCGCGACGTGGTGCTGTTCCCGACCATGCGGCCGGAGCAGCGCGCGGGCG